Proteins from a genomic interval of Liolophura sinensis isolate JHLJ2023 chromosome 3, CUHK_Ljap_v2, whole genome shotgun sequence:
- the LOC135463859 gene encoding LOW QUALITY PROTEIN: protein argonaute-2-like (The sequence of the model RefSeq protein was modified relative to this genomic sequence to represent the inferred CDS: inserted 1 base in 1 codon): MYPIAQGFSHLLGQQTSGQPPIQPSPIFSFPPLEQEVPAAPPQPRPTDFICPARPNQGQDGRPIMLRANHFQVRIPKGFVHHYDVSITPDKCPRRVNREIIETMVQAYGQKVFAGQKPVFDGRKNLYSRDPLPIGRDKVELEVTLPGEGKDRVFKVAIKWVAQVSLFALEEALEGRTQTIPFEAIQALDVVLRHLPSMTYTPVGRSFFSPPEGYEHPLGGGREVWFGFHQSVRPSHWKMMLNIDVSATAFYKAQPVIEFMCEVLDIRDVHEQKRPLTDSQRVKFTKEIKGSAYSDQNCSSGLKVEITHCGTMKRKYRVCNVTRRPAQTQSFPLQLDSGQTVECTVARYFLERYKMKLQYPHLPCLQVGQEQKHTYLPLEVCNIVGGQRCIKKLTDMQTSTMIKATARSAPDREREINNLVRKANFNGDPFLQTFGISISSQMTEVQGRVLNAPKIQYGGRTKAQAVPNQGVWDMRGKQFYSGIEIRVWAIACFAPQRTVREDALRNFTQQLQRISNDAGMPIMGQPCFCKYATGPDQVEPMFRYLKNTYQGLQLIVVVLPGKTPVYAEVKRVGDICFGLATQCVQAKNVNKTSPQTLSNLCLXINVKLGGINNILLPSIRPAVFREPVIFLGADVTHPPAGDKAKPSIAAVVGSMDAHPSRYSATVRVQQHRQEIIAELSNMVRELLIQFYKSTRFKPTRIIFYRDGVSEGQFQQVNVLTHELRAVREACMKLEVGYQPGITFIVVQKRHHTRLFCSDKKDQIGRSGNIPPGTTVDVGITHPTEFDFYLCSHAGIQGTSRPSHYHVLWDDNRFNADELQTLTYQLCHTYVRCTRSVSIPAPAYYAHLVAFRARYHLVEKEHDSGEGSHQSGNSEDRTPTAMARAVTVHPDTVKVMYFA; the protein is encoded by the exons ATGTATCCTATAGCGCAGG gtttttcacACCTTTTGGGTCAGCAAACCTCGG GTCAACCCCCAATTCAGCCGTCtccaattttcagttttccacCTTTGGAACAAGAAG TTCCAGCGGCACCCCCACAGCCCCGCCCCACAGATTTTATATGCCCAGCTCGGCCGAACCAGGGTCAAGATGGCCGCCCCATTATGCTCCGCGCCAACCATTTCCAGGTGCGAATACCCAAGGGTTTTGTCCACCATTATGATGTGTCCATCACACCTGACAAGTGTCCTCGTAGAGTGAACAG AGAGATTATCGAGACGATGGTTCAGGCGTATGGGCAGAAAGTCTTTGCGGGACAGAAACCAGTGTTTGATGGGCGGAAAAACCTCTATAGTCGAGATCCTTTACCAATTGGCCGAGACAAG GTGGAGCTGGAAGTGACACTTCCTGGCGAGGGCAAAGACCGAGTGTTCAAGGTAGCTATCAAATGGGTGGCCCAGGTCAGCCTGTTTGCTCTTGAGGAGGCTCTTGAAGGTCGCACCCAGACCATTCCATTTGAGGCTATACAGGCGCTGGACGTAGTGCTCAGACATCTGCCAAGTATGAC GTACACGCCTGTTGGGCGATCCTTCTTTTCACCACCAGAGGGCTACGAACACCCGCTAGGTGGTGGACGGGAAGTGTGGTTTGGATTTCACCAGAGTGTTCGGCCATCTCACTGGAAGATGATGTTAAATATAGATG TGTCTGCGACTGCGTTTTATAAAGCTCAGCCTGTGATCGAGTTTATGTGTGAAGTGCTGGATATCCGTGATGTACATGAGCAGAAACGGCCGCTTACCGATTCTCAGCGGGTGAAATTCACGAAAGAAATCAAAG GTTCGGCATACTCCGATCAGAATTGTTCATCAG GACTGAAAGTGGAGATAACCCATTGCGGTACAATGAAGCGAAAGTATCGTGTCTGCAACGTAACCAGAAGGCCAGCACAGACGCAGTC GTTCCCACTTCAGCTGGATTCGGGGCAGACCGTGGAGTGTACAGTTGCAAGATACTTCCTGGAGCGTTACAAGATGAAGTTACA GTACCCACACTTGCCATGTCTACAAGTGGGTCAAGAACAGAAACACACATATCTACCATTAGAA GTCTGTAACATTGTAGGGGGCCAGCGATGCATTAAGAAACTAACGGACATGCAGACATCTACTATGATCAAG GCAACGGCGAGATCCGCACCTGATCGGGAAAGAGAAATCAACAACCTG GTTCGGAAAGCTAATTTCAATGGGGACCCCTTCCTGCAAACGTTCGGCATCAGTATAAGTAGTCAGATGACAGAGGTACAAGGGCGGGTACTCAATGCACCCAAAATTCAATATGGAGGCAGG ACCAAGGCCCAGGCTGTGCCTAACCAGGGCGTGTGGGACATGAGGGGCAAGCAGTTCTACAGCGGAATCGAGATCCGCGTATGGGCCATCGCCTGCTTCGCGCCGCAGAGGACCGTCCGCGAGGATGCTCTCAG AAATTTCACTCAGCAGTTGCAGAGGATTTCTAATGATGCTGGGATGCCAATAATGGGTCAGCCCTGTTTCTGTAAGTACGCCACGGGGCCAGACCAAGTGGAGCCCATGTTTCGTTATCTGAAGAATACCTATCAAGGGCTGCAACTCATTGTGGTCGTGCTGCCTGGCAAGACACCAGTTTATG CTGAAGTGAAGAGAGTGGGTGACATATGTTTTGGTTTGGCAACACAGTGTGTACAAGCGAAAAACGTGAACAAGACCTCTCCGCAGACGCTGTCCAATCTGTGCC AGATCAATGTCAAACTGGGTGGAATCAACAATATCCTGCTTCCAAGCATCCG GCCAGCTGTCTTCCGTGAACCCGTCATTTTCCTCGGTGCTGATGTCACACATCCTCCAGCTGGTGACAAAGCCAAACCCTCCATTGCTGCT gTGGTGGGGAGTATGGACGCACATCCTAGTCGCTACTCAGCCACCGTGAGAGTGCAGCAGCACCGCCAGGAGATAATAGCTGAGCTTTCCAACATGGTGCGGGAACTACTCATCCAATTCTACAAATCCACCCGCTTCAAGCCAACCAGGATCATATTTTACCGTGACGGTGTGAGCGAGGGACAGTTCCAGCAGGTTAAT GTGCTAACCCATGAGTTGCGGGCTGTCCGTGAGGCATGCATGAAGCTTGAGGTGGGATACCAGCCAGGGATTACCTTTATCGTAGTGCAGAAGCGACACCATACCAGGCTATTCTGCTCGGACAAgaaagatcag ATTGGACGGAGTGGTAATATCCCACCAGGCACCACCGTCGATGTGGGCATCACTCACCCCACCGAGTTTGACTTCTACCTCTGCAGTCATGCTGGTATACAG GGGACGAGTCGACCTTCCCACTACCATGTCCTCTGGGATGACAACCGGTTCAACGCTGACGAGTTGCAGACGCTGACGTATCAGTTGTGCCATACATATGTGCGCTGCACGCGCAGTGTCTCCATACCCGCACCTGCATACTACGCTCACCTGGTAGCTTTCAGAGCTCGTTACCATCTGGTGGAGAAAGAACATGACAG CGGTGAAGGCAGTCATCAGTCAGGTAACAGCGAGGATCGCACTCCGACAGCCATGGCACGGGCCGTAACCGTTCACCCTGACACTGTCAAAGTCATGTACTTTGCTTAG